From the genome of Glycine max cultivar Williams 82 chromosome 2, Glycine_max_v4.0, whole genome shotgun sequence, one region includes:
- the LOC106798017 gene encoding uncharacterized protein isoform X3, translating into MTLWIVGFGDPIEGGKLVTVCDSKDTAHGNDEGEGENHVRSNYCKREVHKGHSHQPNPGETPLGPPSVLDCRQGY; encoded by the exons ATGACATTGTGGATTGTTGGATTTGGTGATCCTATCGAAGGAGGTAAACTTGTTACCGTGTGTGACTCGAAGGACACTGCACATGGCAACGATGAAGGTGAAGGGGAAAATCACGTTCGTTCAA ATTATTGTAAAAGAGAAGTGCATAAAGGGCATTCCCATCAGCCAAATCCAGGAGAGACTCCTTTAGGTCCTCCGTCTGTGCTAGACTGTAGACAAG GCTATTGA
- the LOC106798017 gene encoding uncharacterized protein isoform X2, whose translation MTLWIVGFGDPIEGGKLVTVCDSKDTAHGNDEGEGENHVRSNYCKREVHKGHSHQPNPGETPLGPPSVLDCRQGHQIQMCSKQALNFVLCY comes from the exons ATGACATTGTGGATTGTTGGATTTGGTGATCCTATCGAAGGAGGTAAACTTGTTACCGTGTGTGACTCGAAGGACACTGCACATGGCAACGATGAAGGTGAAGGGGAAAATCACGTTCGTTCAA ATTATTGTAAAAGAGAAGTGCATAAAGGGCATTCCCATCAGCCAAATCCAGGAGAGACTCCTTTAGGTCCTCCGTCTGTGCTAGACTGTAGACAAGGTCATCAGATTCAGATGTGCAGTAAACAAGCACTAAATTTTGTCCTTT GCTATTGA
- the LOC106798017 gene encoding uncharacterized protein isoform X1 — protein MATMKVKGKITFVQAIEVGNGKWHGSVGGIVCAPIEKVWTLVSKTKRLPEWMPMVERCSSLADDDEPGYVRLVLGFMFPQQDGERSWNKERLVAVAWIQLIQGKVSK, from the exons ATGGCAACGATGAAGGTGAAGGGGAAAATCACGTTCGTTCAA GCTATTGAAGTGGGAAATGGTAAATGGCATGGTTCAGTTGGTGGCATAGTTTGTGCACCTATTGAGAAGGTTTGGACCTTGGTCTCTAAAACTAAAAGACTACCCGAATGGATGCCAATGGTAGAAAGATGCAGTTCCTTGGCTGATGACGATGAACCGGGCTATGTTAGGCTTGTCTTAGGTTTCATGTTTCCTCAACAAGATGGAGAAAGGTCATGGAACAAGGAGAGGTTGGTAGCTGTTGCTTGGATCCAACTCATCCAAGGGAAAGTAAGTAAATGA
- the MYB83 gene encoding MYB transcription factor MYB83 isoform X1 — MIFPRFCTNLKGMELETLYTPCYMPNSNWFVQESLSTEWTREDNKKFESALAIYDKDTPDRWFKVAAMIPGKTVFDVIKQYRELEEDVSEIEAGHVPIPGYLASSFTFELVDNHNYDGCRRRLAPVRGSDQERKKGVPWTEEEHRRFLMGLLKYGKGDWRNISRNFVVTKTPTQVASHAQKYYIRQKVSGGKDKRRPSIHDMTTVNLTETSASDKNKPPVIAPQQKLNSMSKVQLDWTSSHYNDGSLMVFNPNSDDLFVSSSSDVTSMALKMQGQDLYECALREAYAKVKVPGFSMAPRDFNNEAVFGIHAL; from the exons ATGATTTTTCCAAGATTTTGTACGAATCTAAAAG GTATGGAATTGGAAACCCTCTACACCCCTTGTTATATGCCAAACTCAAATTGGTTTGTGCAAGAGAGCCTCAGCACAGAGTGGACTAGAGAAGATAACAAGAAGTTTGAAAGTGCCCTTGCTATATATGACAAGGACACCCCAGATAGATGGTTCAAGGTGGCCGCTATGATCCCTGGGAAGACTGTGTTTGATGTGATCAAGCAATATAGGGAACTGGAAGAAGATGTGAGTGAAATCGAAGCAGGGCATGTTCCGATTCCCGGCTACCTTGCATCTTCTTTCACCTTTGAGCTGGTTGACAACCACAACTATGATGGATGCAGAAGAAGGCTTGCACCTGTCAGAGGCTCTgatcaagagagaaagaaaggagTCCCATGGACTGAAGAGGAACACAG ACGTTTTCTGATGGGACTTTTGAAGTATGGTAAAGGAGATTGGAGAAATATCTCTCGCAATTTTGTGGTCACAAAGACTCCAACCCAAGTTGCTAGCCATGCACAAAAGTACTACATAAGGCAAAAGGTTTCTGGAGGCAAAGATAAAAGGAGACCTAGCATCCATGATATGACCACTGTTAATCTTACAGAAACTTCTGCATCAGACAAGAACAAGCCTCCTGTGATTGCACCACAGCAGAAGCTGAATAGCATGTCAAAAGTACAGCTGGACTGGACTAGTAGCCACTACAATGATGGATCACTCATGGTTTTCAACCCAAATAGTGATGACTTGTTTGTGTCATCTTCATCTGATGTCACTTCCATGGCCCTGAAAATGCAAGGGCAAGATCTCTATGAATGTGCCTTACGTGAGGCTTATGCCAAGGTAAAAGTTCCAGGTTTCAGCATGGCTCCTAGAGACTTCAATAATGAAGCTGTTTTTGGTATTCATGCACTGTAA
- the MYB83 gene encoding MYB transcription factor MYB83, producing MIPGKTVFDVIKQYRELEEDVSEIEAGHVPIPGYLASSFTFELVDNHNYDGCRRRLAPVRGSDQERKKGVPWTEEEHRRFLMGLLKYGKGDWRNISRNFVVTKTPTQVASHAQKYYIRQKVSGGKDKRRPSIHDMTTVNLTETSASDKNKPPVIAPQQKLNSMSKVQLDWTSSHYNDGSLMVFNPNSDDLFVSSSSDVTSMALKMQGQDLYECALREAYAKVKVPGFSMAPRDFNNEAVFGIHAL from the exons ATGATCCCTGGGAAGACTGTGTTTGATGTGATCAAGCAATATAGGGAACTGGAAGAAGATGTGAGTGAAATCGAAGCAGGGCATGTTCCGATTCCCGGCTACCTTGCATCTTCTTTCACCTTTGAGCTGGTTGACAACCACAACTATGATGGATGCAGAAGAAGGCTTGCACCTGTCAGAGGCTCTgatcaagagagaaagaaaggagTCCCATGGACTGAAGAGGAACACAG ACGTTTTCTGATGGGACTTTTGAAGTATGGTAAAGGAGATTGGAGAAATATCTCTCGCAATTTTGTGGTCACAAAGACTCCAACCCAAGTTGCTAGCCATGCACAAAAGTACTACATAAGGCAAAAGGTTTCTGGAGGCAAAGATAAAAGGAGACCTAGCATCCATGATATGACCACTGTTAATCTTACAGAAACTTCTGCATCAGACAAGAACAAGCCTCCTGTGATTGCACCACAGCAGAAGCTGAATAGCATGTCAAAAGTACAGCTGGACTGGACTAGTAGCCACTACAATGATGGATCACTCATGGTTTTCAACCCAAATAGTGATGACTTGTTTGTGTCATCTTCATCTGATGTCACTTCCATGGCCCTGAAAATGCAAGGGCAAGATCTCTATGAATGTGCCTTACGTGAGGCTTATGCCAAGGTAAAAGTTCCAGGTTTCAGCATGGCTCCTAGAGACTTCAATAATGAAGCTGTTTTTGGTATTCATGCACTGTAA
- the LOC121172654 gene encoding uncharacterized protein: MQFVWEPYTATVMGALPPICVVGSVAWFAVVPLICFHVVEWHQPDRVLRQFGLQQPIPGCPSQPQNLHGITLKGKQDENWFHLLAPIIGQWNNRAEFRVDVYPRQEGLLGYNSDYMVWYRRKTKMFVDPNNANTAALGEVVETLQYMVSPQGRNTWTVDDLVPYVDKLAIISEEQERITEPVSHGPASEREFPAPEFHILQSSVETRGIGRRREPVEAEQYSQQMMERGHGMYYTPATFSEYPSQMYQYPFVGHDTDTSETSHSFGGVAETQAHFSWPTMTPSQQHDASMATPNAPFAPQWNVPGAIPDMGDLLGVDLRQDFSAEAEQAEAGRQRGGRRNPDHI, translated from the exons atgcagtttgtctGGGAGCCATACACAGCAACTGTGATGGGAGCGTTGCCTCCAATTTGTGTGGTTGGAAGTGTAGCCTGGTTTGCGGTGGTGCCACtgatttgtttccatgttgttgagtggcaccaacccgatAGAGTTTTACGACAATTTGGATTGCAACAACCCATTCCCGGGTGTCCTTCGCAACCGCAGAATCTCCATGGCATAACgctcaaaggcaaacaagatGAGAATTGGTTCCACCTGTTGGCCCCAATCATTGGTCAGTGGAACAACCGAGCAGAGTTTAGGGTCGACGTTTATCCTCGACAGGAGGGCCTACTGGGTTATAACTCGGACTACATGGTGTGGTATAGGCGtaaaacaaagatgtttgtcgACCCAAACAATGCAAACACAGCTGCATTG GGTGAAGTTGTGGAGACTTTACAAtatatggtgtcaccacaagggAGGAACACGTGGACggttgatgatctcgtgccttacGTGGATAAGTTAGCGATTATATctgaagagcaagagagaatcactgagccagtgtcacatggtccagcatcagAGCGTGAATTCCCAGCCCCAGAGTTTCACATtcttcagtcaagtgttgaaactcgggGCATAGGCAGACGAAGGGAGCCTGTTGAAGCCGAAcaatattcccaacaaatgaTGGAGCGTggtcatggaatgtattacacgccagcAACATTTTCCGAATATCCttcacagatgtatcagtatccttttgTAGGTCATGATACTGATACTTCTGAGACCTCACATTCGTtcggtggtgttgcggaaacacaagctcatttttcatggcccacTATGACTCCTTCACAGCAGCACGATGCCTCCATGGCAACACCTAACGCCCCATTTGCTCCGCAATGGAATGTACCCggagcaatacctgatatgggtgacttattaggtgttgatttgcgtcagGATTTTTCTGCAGAGGCTGAGCAAGCAGAAGCGGGGAGACAACGCGGCGgaagaagaaatcctgatc aCATTTGA
- the LOC100819069 gene encoding coronatine-insensitive protein 1, with amino-acid sequence MTARRLSDVVLDCVMPYIHDSKDRDAVSQVCRRWYELDSLTRKHVTIALCYTTTPDRLRRRFPHLESLKLKGKPRAAMFNLIPEDWGGFVTPWVRVISQYFDCLKSLHFRRMIVRDSDLQVLARSRGHVLQALRLENCSGFSTDGLYYIGRYCRNLRVLFLEESSLVEKDGDWLHELALNNTVLETLNFYVTDIANVRIQDLELIARNCPNLNSVKITDCEVLDLVNFFQYASALEEFSGGSYNEESEKYSAMSLPAKLSRLGLTYITKNEMPIVFPYAALLKKLDLLYAMLDTEDHCTLIQRCPNLEVLESRNVIGDRGLEVLARCCRRLKRIRIERGDDDQGMEDEEGVVSQRGLIALSHGCPELEYLAVYVSDITNASLEHIGTHLKNLCDFRLVLLDREEKITDLPLDNGVRALLRGCDKLRRFALYLRPGGLTDVGLGYVGQYSPNVRWMLLGYVGETDAGLLEFSKGCPSLQKLEMRGCSFFSEYALAIAATQLNSLRYLWVQGYSASASGRDLLAMARPYWNIELIPSRSVVVSNQQEDPVVVEHLAHILAYYSLAGPRTDFPDTVIPLDPGTYVDT; translated from the exons ATGACGGCGAGGAGGTTATCGGATGTGGTGCTGGACTGCGTGATGCCATACATACACGACTCCAAGGACCGCGACGCCGTGTCGCAGGTGTGCAGGCGGTGGTACGAGCTCGACTCGCTCACTCGTAAACACGTCACTATTGCGCTGTGTTACACCACCACGCCGGACCGGCTAAGGCGGCGGTTCCCGCACCTGGAGTCGCTGAAGCTGAAGGGAAAGCCGCGGGCGGCGATGTTCAACCTGATACCTGAGGATTGGGGAGGTTTCGTCACGCCTTGGGTCAGAGTGATCTCTCAATACTTTGATTGCTTGAAGTCGCTTCACTTTCGGCGCATGATTGTGAGGGATTCGGATCTTCAAGTTCTAGCTCGTTCGCGCGGTCACGTACTTCAAGCACTCAGGCTGGAAAATTGCTCTGGATTCTCCACTGATGGCCTCTACTATATCGGTCGTTATTgcag GAATTTAAGAGTCTTGTTTTTAGAGGAAAGCTCACTTGTTGAGAAGGATGGTGACTGGCTCCATGAGCTTGCTTTGAATAATACAGTTCTTGAGACACTGAATTTTTACGTGACTGATATTGCCAACGTCAGAATCCAGGACCTTGAACTTATAGCCAGAAATTGCCCGAACTTAAACTCTGTGAAAATTACTGATTGTGAAGTATTAGATCTGGTGAACTTCTTTCAATATGCATCTGCTCTAGAAGAATTTTCTGGAGGTTCCTACAACGAGGAATCGGAGAAGTACTCTGCTATGTCATTGCCAGCAAAATTAAGTCGTTTGGGTTTGACATATATTACAAAGAATGAAATGCCCATAGTGTTCCCTTATGCGGCCTTACTGAAAAAATTAGATCTTCTTTATGCAATGCTGGATACAGAGGACCATTGTACGTTAATCCAAAGGTGCCCCAACTTGGAAGTCCTTGAG TCAAGGAATGTGATTGGAGACAGAGGATTAGAAGTGCTTGCTCGCTGTTGTAGGAGGCTTAAAAGGATTAGGATTGAACGAGGTGATGATGATCAAGGAATGGAGGATGAAGAAGGTGTTGTTTCCCAGAGAGGACTAATTGCTTTGTCACATGGCTGTCCAGAACTCGAATACTTGGCGGTATACGTATCCGACATTACAAATGCATCTCTAGAACACATTGGTACTCACTTGAAAAACCTTTGTGATTTTCGCCTTGTCTTGCTAGACCGCGAAGAAAAGATAACTGATTTGCCACTTGACAACGGAGTGAGGGCTCTACTGAGGGGTTGTGACAAGCTTAGAAGATTTGCTCTGTATCTGAGACCTGGGGGATTGACTGATGTTGGGCTAGGTTACGTAGGGCAATACAGCCCCAACGTGAGATGGATGCTTCTTGGTTATGTGGGAGAGACTGATGCAGGGCTTTTGGAATTCTCTAAGGGCTGCCCCAGTCTTCAGAAACTTGAAATGAGAGGATGCTCCTTTTTCAGTGAGTATGCACTAGCTATTGCTGCAACTCAACTGAATTCTCTCAGGTACCTATGGGTGCAAGGGTATAGTGCATCTGCATCTGGACGCGATCTTCTGGCAATGGCTCGCCCCTATTGGAACATTGAGCTGATTCCTTCTAGAAGCGTGGTTGTTAGCAATCAGCAAGAAGATCCTGTAGTTGTCGAGCACCTGGCTCATATTCTTGCATATTACTCTCTTGCTGGCCCAAGAACAGATTTTCCAGATACCGTAATACCTTTGGATCCTGGAACATATGTTGACACCTAA